The following proteins are co-located in the Diorhabda carinulata isolate Delta chromosome 4, icDioCari1.1, whole genome shotgun sequence genome:
- the LOC130892805 gene encoding uncharacterized protein LOC130892805 isoform X1, protein MSSIRPSLFLLYYAKEYEWYYSNISEMKLAFIGLAFIISPILIVCTDNGNLEERVNNRTDILLVPTSPKTTEILLYRVIGNLKKFFNQNNENNFTGRCIQLAKKIRSLIPFAIFGAGVIITLLGFLTMFSIKSLGLLILLLLINASSAVAKITAAFVHKGDKQPSTVHYHVNKYNDDHHGYHIGHDSYDHDWDRKTRINEEIMELDRLESYNLYNKLLNNLASKNYRII, encoded by the exons ATGTCTTCTATAAGACCTTCACTGTTTTTATTAT ACTATGCGAAAGAATATGAATGGTATTACTCAAACATCTCCGAGATGAAATTAGCGTTTATAGGACTGGCATTCATAATATCACCGATTTTGATCGTATGCACCGACAATGGGAATCTTGAAGAACGTGTAAATAACAGAACGGATATTCTATTAGTACCAACATCTCCGAAAACTACTGAAATATTACTGTATAGAGTAATAggcaatttgaaaaaattcttcaatcaaAATAACGAAAACAACTTCACAG gaaGATGTATTCAATTAGCCAAGAAAATACGATCATTAATTCCATTTGCAATTTTCGGTGCTGGTGTTATAATAACCTTATTAGGTTTTCTAACGATGTTTTCCATAAAATCTCTTGGATTACTAATACTTTTACTATTGATAAATGCAAGTAGTGCCGTAGCTAAAATAACTGCTGCTTTCGTTCACAAAGGAGACAAACAACCATCGACTGTACATTACCACGTAAATAAGTATAATGATGACCACCATGGATATCACATAGGGCACGACAGTTACGATCACGATTGGGACAGAAAAACGAGAATTAACGAAGAAATTATGGAATTAGATCGACTAGAatcttataatttatataataagttattaaataatttggCTTCCAAAAATTATCGTATTATATAA
- the LOC130892805 gene encoding uncharacterized protein LOC130892805 isoform X2 yields the protein MKLAFIGLAFIISPILIVCTDNGNLEERVNNRTDILLVPTSPKTTEILLYRVIGNLKKFFNQNNENNFTGRCIQLAKKIRSLIPFAIFGAGVIITLLGFLTMFSIKSLGLLILLLLINASSAVAKITAAFVHKGDKQPSTVHYHVNKYNDDHHGYHIGHDSYDHDWDRKTRINEEIMELDRLESYNLYNKLLNNLASKNYRII from the exons ATGAAATTAGCGTTTATAGGACTGGCATTCATAATATCACCGATTTTGATCGTATGCACCGACAATGGGAATCTTGAAGAACGTGTAAATAACAGAACGGATATTCTATTAGTACCAACATCTCCGAAAACTACTGAAATATTACTGTATAGAGTAATAggcaatttgaaaaaattcttcaatcaaAATAACGAAAACAACTTCACAG gaaGATGTATTCAATTAGCCAAGAAAATACGATCATTAATTCCATTTGCAATTTTCGGTGCTGGTGTTATAATAACCTTATTAGGTTTTCTAACGATGTTTTCCATAAAATCTCTTGGATTACTAATACTTTTACTATTGATAAATGCAAGTAGTGCCGTAGCTAAAATAACTGCTGCTTTCGTTCACAAAGGAGACAAACAACCATCGACTGTACATTACCACGTAAATAAGTATAATGATGACCACCATGGATATCACATAGGGCACGACAGTTACGATCACGATTGGGACAGAAAAACGAGAATTAACGAAGAAATTATGGAATTAGATCGACTAGAatcttataatttatataataagttattaaataatttggCTTCCAAAAATTATCGTATTATATAA